Proteins from a single region of Chloroflexota bacterium:
- a CDS encoding TIGR03560 family F420-dependent LLM class oxidoreductase: MIVPQGWTGEYDGWDPERAWARTVKVARQAEAIGAESIWLFDHFHTVPRPTDEITFESFTALTALAVLTERVRLGQVVICNGFRNPALTAKMASTLDVISGGRYELGIGAGWKREEWKAYGYGFPETPERLAMLHDALEVIGRMLEGDPTVHATYEGTHHSASGARNVPKPVQPTGMPIMVGGNGPKVTWRLAARYADELNLDGLSPDEVRDALPTIRARCEEIGRDPASLAVSVHAWWGEPAWHTPGQGRVELLRAYAELGVSRVMGLLQASATSDEALAALSADARAAGLELA, translated from the coding sequence GTGATCGTGCCGCAGGGCTGGACCGGCGAGTACGACGGCTGGGACCCGGAGCGCGCGTGGGCGCGGACGGTCAAGGTCGCGCGCCAGGCGGAAGCCATCGGGGCCGAGTCGATCTGGCTGTTCGACCATTTTCACACCGTGCCCCGGCCCACCGACGAGATCACCTTCGAGTCGTTCACCGCGTTGACCGCCCTGGCGGTCCTGACCGAACGCGTGCGGCTGGGCCAGGTCGTCATCTGCAACGGTTTCCGCAACCCGGCGCTGACGGCCAAGATGGCATCCACCCTCGACGTCATAAGCGGCGGCCGCTACGAGCTCGGCATCGGCGCCGGCTGGAAGCGCGAGGAGTGGAAGGCCTACGGCTACGGCTTCCCCGAGACGCCGGAGCGTCTCGCCATGCTGCACGACGCGCTCGAGGTGATCGGGCGCATGCTGGAGGGCGACCCGACCGTCCACGCCACCTACGAGGGCACCCATCACTCGGCGAGTGGCGCGCGCAACGTGCCAAAGCCGGTGCAGCCGACCGGCATGCCGATCATGGTCGGTGGCAATGGGCCCAAGGTCACCTGGCGCCTGGCCGCGCGCTACGCCGACGAGCTGAACCTCGATGGCCTGTCGCCGGACGAGGTGCGCGACGCGCTGCCCACCATTCGAGCCCGTTGCGAGGAGATCGGGCGCGACCCGGCATCGCTGGCAGTATCGGTCCATGCCTGGTGGGGCGAGCCGGCGTGGCACACGCCGGGACAGGGCAGGGTCGAGCTGCTGCGCGCCTACGCCGAGTTGGGAGTCAGCCGCGTCATGGGCCTGCTGCAGGCATCGGCAACGAGCGACGAGGCGCTGGCGGCGCTGTCGGCCGACGCGCGGGCGGCCGGCCTGGAGCTGGCATAG
- a CDS encoding adenylosuccinate synthase, translating into MSVIAVVGAQWGDEGKGRVVDYLASDADLVIRYGGGNNAGHTVVNPHGHFKLHLIPSGIFYPATRNLLGNGVVIHPAALVNELDALAAAGFDGANLLISDRAHLVMPYHVLLDQLDEHERGEARLGTTSRGIGPAYVDKFARRGIRIVDLADPASFRRRLDATLERVRRIVAGYDAPDMAAQVAAATDAAGIADEYLSAGARLAPHVVDGAAAVDEALESGARILLEGQLGTMRDIDWGVYPYVTSSSPIPGGASLGAGLPAVRIDRVLGVAKAYTTAVGAGPLPSELDDAAGERLRERGAEYGTSTGRPRRCGWYDAVAVAFSVRRAGYSSIALTKLDVLDGFERIRIATAYRDPADGRTWTTIPASASVYERLEPVYEELPGWMADTTACRTWAELPSRARGYVERLETLAGVPISHVSVGPERDQMIIRGDSAGTPR; encoded by the coding sequence ATGTCCGTCATCGCCGTGGTCGGCGCCCAGTGGGGCGACGAGGGCAAGGGCCGAGTGGTCGACTACCTGGCGTCCGACGCCGACCTCGTCATCCGCTACGGGGGCGGCAACAACGCCGGGCACACCGTCGTCAACCCGCACGGCCACTTCAAGTTGCACCTGATTCCCTCGGGCATCTTCTACCCGGCCACCCGCAACCTGCTCGGCAACGGGGTCGTCATCCACCCGGCCGCGCTGGTCAACGAGCTCGACGCACTGGCGGCGGCCGGATTCGACGGCGCCAACCTGCTGATCAGCGACCGTGCCCACCTGGTGATGCCGTACCACGTGCTGCTCGACCAGCTCGACGAGCACGAGCGCGGCGAGGCGCGGCTGGGAACGACGTCGCGCGGCATCGGCCCTGCCTACGTGGACAAGTTCGCGCGGCGCGGCATCCGCATTGTGGACCTGGCCGACCCGGCGAGCTTCCGGAGACGCCTCGACGCGACGCTCGAGCGGGTGCGCCGCATCGTGGCCGGCTACGACGCGCCCGACATGGCGGCCCAGGTCGCCGCGGCGACCGACGCCGCTGGCATCGCCGATGAGTACCTGTCGGCCGGCGCGCGCCTGGCACCGCACGTCGTCGATGGGGCCGCGGCGGTGGACGAGGCGCTCGAGAGCGGTGCCCGCATCCTGCTCGAGGGCCAACTCGGCACCATGCGCGACATCGACTGGGGCGTCTACCCCTACGTCACCAGTTCGTCACCCATCCCCGGCGGCGCGAGCCTCGGGGCCGGCCTGCCAGCGGTGCGCATCGACCGGGTCCTGGGCGTCGCCAAGGCCTACACCACCGCGGTCGGCGCGGGGCCGTTGCCGTCCGAGTTGGACGATGCCGCTGGAGAGCGGCTGCGCGAGCGCGGCGCCGAGTACGGCACCTCCACCGGCCGGCCACGGCGCTGTGGCTGGTACGACGCGGTGGCCGTCGCCTTCAGCGTGCGGCGCGCCGGCTACTCGAGCATCGCGCTCACCAAGCTCGACGTCCTCGACGGCTTCGAGCGCATCAGGATCGCCACGGCCTACCGCGACCCGGCCGATGGACGGACGTGGACGACGATCCCGGCATCTGCATCGGTCTACGAACGGCTCGAGCCGGTGTACGAGGAGCTGCCCGGATGGATGGCCGATACGACCGCCTGCCGGACCTGGGCCGAACTGCCGTCGCGGGCGCGAGGGTACGTCGAGCGCCTCGAGACGCTGGCCGGCGTGCCCATCTCGCACGTGTCGGTCGGCCCGGAGCGCGACCAGATGATCATTCGTGGCGACTCGGCGGGAACGCCCCGATGA
- a CDS encoding zinc-ribbon domain containing protein, which produces MYADKTIRCRDCGMDFVFSAGEQEFYASKGLMNEPQRCQSCRAVAKQNRALGLGGGGGGGGQREMHAAVCAECGGQALVPFLPRNDRPVYCSNCFDKVRART; this is translated from the coding sequence GTGTACGCCGACAAGACCATCCGTTGTCGCGATTGCGGGATGGACTTCGTCTTCTCCGCCGGCGAGCAGGAGTTCTACGCCAGCAAGGGCCTGATGAACGAGCCCCAGCGCTGCCAGAGCTGCCGGGCCGTCGCCAAGCAGAACCGCGCGCTCGGCCTCGGGGGCGGCGGCGGGGGTGGGGGCCAGCGCGAGATGCACGCGGCGGTGTGCGCCGAGTGTGGCGGGCAGGCGCTCGTGCCGTTCCTGCCGCGCAACGATCGCCCGGTCTACTGCTCGAACTGCTTCGATAAGGTGCGCGCCAGGACCTGA
- a CDS encoding haloacid dehalogenase-like hydrolase has translation MAGPFSQTVIAVVWDFDKTLIPGNMQTPLFARYGVDERAFWAEVDGLHAFYLDHGARRVADDALYLNHILEYVRAGTFKGLSNRILHELGSELTFHPGMPEFLATLRASVEEDPTFER, from the coding sequence GTGGCAGGACCCTTCAGCCAGACCGTCATCGCCGTCGTCTGGGACTTCGACAAGACGCTCATCCCCGGCAACATGCAGACGCCGCTGTTCGCGCGCTACGGCGTGGACGAGCGGGCCTTCTGGGCCGAGGTCGATGGGCTGCACGCGTTCTACCTCGACCACGGCGCGCGTCGGGTGGCCGACGACGCCCTGTACCTCAACCACATCCTGGAGTACGTCCGCGCCGGCACCTTCAAGGGCCTCTCGAACCGGATCCTGCACGAGCTCGGCTCCGAGCTGACGTTCCACCCGGGAATGCCCGAGTTCCTGGCCACGCTGCGCGCCTCGGTCGAGGAAGACCCGACGTTCGAGCG